A genomic window from Equus asinus isolate D_3611 breed Donkey chromosome 25, EquAss-T2T_v2, whole genome shotgun sequence includes:
- the CCDC190 gene encoding coiled-coil domain-containing protein 190 isoform X2 has product MKRMERHMVRGPLYKHFDLERKSAKQAEARLSQRLQRLEDICLYHMKLLTREQRQLQKELQRLQQDIIKKKFSSYFGNGIQQRPEDVLVFSPHGEQKHRVPQANKVRALAASVTPKIYKTKSQMPPFHCTGLKDPRRSKKQLPSQNDKTPHFIEEKSQAQENDSINPPKGKDANTGISLLCQDQEVSTHTPDQGLSSSPAGDSGMAHVDETRSKDADGNLDHDTGKQIPLNPMECAGNFKVKSTTSTYLELFAKVRNAHYLRHRVPPESERLLSLGEIFGHKESL; this is encoded by the exons ATGAAGAGGATGGAGAGGCACATGGTCAGGGGACCACTGTATAAGCACTTCGATTTGGAGAGGAAGAGCGCCAAGCAGGCTGAGGCCAGACTCAGCCAAAGACTGCAGAGACTAGAGGATATCTGTCTGTACCACATGAAGCTGCTGACCAGGGAGCAGAGACAGCTCCAGAAAGAACTGCAGAGGTTGCAACAAG ATATCATCAAGAAAAAGTTCTCCTCTTATTTTGGAAATGGGATTCAGCAAAGACCAGAAGATGTTCTCGTGTTCTCACCACACGGGGAGCAGAAGCACAGAGTTCCACAGGCTAATAAAGTTAG AGCTCTGGCAGCAAGTGTGACCCCCAAAATATACAAGACCAAGTCCCAGATGCCTCCTTTCCATTGCACTGGCCTCAAGGACCCCAGGAGAAGCAAAAAGCAGTTGCCATCTCAAAACGACAAAACTCCCCACTTCATAGAAGAGAAGTCACAAGCCCAAGAGAACGATTCTATAAACCCACCGAAGGGCAAAGACGCCAATACGGGCATCTCTCTTTTATGTCAAGATCAAGAAGTCTCTACCCACACCCCAGACCAAGGCCTCAGTTCCAGCCCAGCTGGTGACAGTGGAATGGCACATGTTGATGAGACCAGATCAAAAGATGCCGATGGAAACCTGGACCACGACACTGGGAAACAAATTCCCCTGAACCCCATGGAATGTGCAGGAAACTTCAAAGTCAAGTCCACAACGTCAACCTACTTAGAGTTGTTTGCAAAGGTCAGAAACGCCCACTACCTCCGGCACAGGGTCCCTCCTGAGTCTGAGAGATTGCTTAGCCTTGGGGAGATATTCGGGCACAAGGAATCCTTGTAG
- the CCDC190 gene encoding coiled-coil domain-containing protein 190 isoform X1: protein MKRMERHMVRGPLYKHFDLERKSAKQAEARLSQRLQRLEDICLYHMKLLTREQRQLQKELQRLQQADIIKKKFSSYFGNGIQQRPEDVLVFSPHGEQKHRVPQANKVRALAASVTPKIYKTKSQMPPFHCTGLKDPRRSKKQLPSQNDKTPHFIEEKSQAQENDSINPPKGKDANTGISLLCQDQEVSTHTPDQGLSSSPAGDSGMAHVDETRSKDADGNLDHDTGKQIPLNPMECAGNFKVKSTTSTYLELFAKVRNAHYLRHRVPPESERLLSLGEIFGHKESL from the exons ATGAAGAGGATGGAGAGGCACATGGTCAGGGGACCACTGTATAAGCACTTCGATTTGGAGAGGAAGAGCGCCAAGCAGGCTGAGGCCAGACTCAGCCAAAGACTGCAGAGACTAGAGGATATCTGTCTGTACCACATGAAGCTGCTGACCAGGGAGCAGAGACAGCTCCAGAAAGAACTGCAGAGGTTGCAACAAG CAGATATCATCAAGAAAAAGTTCTCCTCTTATTTTGGAAATGGGATTCAGCAAAGACCAGAAGATGTTCTCGTGTTCTCACCACACGGGGAGCAGAAGCACAGAGTTCCACAGGCTAATAAAGTTAG AGCTCTGGCAGCAAGTGTGACCCCCAAAATATACAAGACCAAGTCCCAGATGCCTCCTTTCCATTGCACTGGCCTCAAGGACCCCAGGAGAAGCAAAAAGCAGTTGCCATCTCAAAACGACAAAACTCCCCACTTCATAGAAGAGAAGTCACAAGCCCAAGAGAACGATTCTATAAACCCACCGAAGGGCAAAGACGCCAATACGGGCATCTCTCTTTTATGTCAAGATCAAGAAGTCTCTACCCACACCCCAGACCAAGGCCTCAGTTCCAGCCCAGCTGGTGACAGTGGAATGGCACATGTTGATGAGACCAGATCAAAAGATGCCGATGGAAACCTGGACCACGACACTGGGAAACAAATTCCCCTGAACCCCATGGAATGTGCAGGAAACTTCAAAGTCAAGTCCACAACGTCAACCTACTTAGAGTTGTTTGCAAAGGTCAGAAACGCCCACTACCTCCGGCACAGGGTCCCTCCTGAGTCTGAGAGATTGCTTAGCCTTGGGGAGATATTCGGGCACAAGGAATCCTTGTAG